A single genomic interval of Mangifera indica cultivar Alphonso chromosome 5, CATAS_Mindica_2.1, whole genome shotgun sequence harbors:
- the LOC123216241 gene encoding cell division control protein 45 homolog gives MVREQRLESFYTRLRESALASSESPLLIFPSTSDVDSLCALKIILHVLESDSVRYACYPVSSFGEIHKYAGPNLCSSSKTNISILLINWGSQRDLKSALNLGPKARVFVVDSHRPIHLHNLSNGNDNVIVLYTPDDEQQADLAYDFDVSALSNACNLEIDDADLDSDDENESDSEEEENDDGSRKRRRVSLDNQDDPEQLFKKLKREYYKMGTFYGKPSGCLMYDLSHSLRKNTNELLWLACVSLTDQFVHERLTDERYQAGVMELEQHINGSGNLDAVTSVTLKDGTKIRAPESSRIAYEDEPRLMLLQEWNLFDSMLCSSYIATKLKTWSDNGIKKLKLLLARMGFALVDCQQKFQYMNLEVKRKMKDEFERFLPEYGLTDFYYRSFLRLHGYSSRVSAADVVYGVTALLESFVKSDGSCASKQFGVAYDALSLSNVDKLKAGMQQAIKIQRAILRQGSAAITKNGAIRSGRKFRWVKLEDSVDAQLLGHPQALTKFCYFLMDALREKGARMKPLLCACLSQEPNKVLIVGVYGKPRLGAVQGNAFGIAFRNAATEIEAEFFHELFESSWIVLDKGAVNSFMIRLTEKL, from the coding sequence ATGGTTAGAGAGCAGAGGCTAGAGTCCTTCTATACACGGCTTCGAGAATCGGCCTTGGCTTCATCTGAATCTCCTCTTCTTATATTCCCATCAACGTCTGATGTGGACTCGCTCTGTGCCTTAAAAATTATTCTTCATGTACTCGAATCTGATTCGGTTCGTTATGCATGTTATCCGGTCTCTTCTTTCGGAGAGATTCACAAATATGCGGGTCCTAATTTGTGTTCTTCCTCTAAAACTAACATttctattttgttaattaattggGGTTCTCAACGTGACTTGAAAAGTGCTCTTAATTTAGGTCCTAAGGCCCGTGTTTTTGTGGTTGATAGTCACCGTCCGATTCACTTGCATAATTTGAGCAATGGGAATGATAATGTGATAGTGTTGTACACGCCTGATGATGAGCAGCAAGCTGATTTAGCTTACGATTTTGATGTTTCGGCTTTGTCGAATGCTTGTAATTTGGAGATAGATGATGCGGATTTAGATAGTGACGACGAAAACGAGAGTGATAgcgaggaagaagaaaatgatgatgggTCAAGGAAACGAAGAAGGGTTTCTTTAGATAATCAAGATGATCCGGAACAGCTTTTCAAAAAGCTAAAGAGAGAGTATTACAAAATGGGTACTTTTTATGGCAAGCCATCTGGGTGTTTGATGTATGACTTATCGCATTCTTTGAGGAAGAACACAAATGAGTTGCTTTGGTTGGCTTGTGTTTCGTTGACTGATCAGTTCGTTCACGAGAGATTGACTGATGAGAGGTACCAAGCTGGGGTTATGGAGCTTGAACAGCATATTAATGGCTCAGGGAATTTGGATGCAGTTACTTCTGTGACACTTAAAGATGGGACAAAAATTAGAGCACCTGAATCATCAAGAATTGCATATGAAGATGAACCAAGACTTATGCTGTTACAGGAGTggaatttatttgattcaatgtTGTGCTCTTCCTACATTGCAACTAAATTGAAGACATGGAGTGACAATGGTATCAAAAAACTTAAGCTTCTCCTCGCTAGAATGGGATTTGCACTTGTAGATTGCcagcaaaaatttcaatacatGAATCTTGAAGTGAAACGGAAGATGAAGGATGAATTTGAAAGGTTTCTGCCTGAGTATGGGCTTACTGATTTCTACTACAGGAGTTTCCTGAGGTTACATGGTTACAGCTCAAGAGTGTCAGCTGCAGATGTGGTGTATGGGGTTACTGCATTGCTTGAGTCATTTGTGAAATCTGATGGTTCTTGTGCTTCAAAGCAGTTTGGAGTGGCTTATGATGCTTTGTCATTAAGCAATGTGGATAAGTTGAAGGCGGGGATGCAGCAGGCAATCAAGATTCAAAGAGCAATTCTTAGGCAAGGAAGTGCAGCCATTACCAAGAATGGTGCCATTAGAAGTGGAAGGAAATTTAGGTGGGTGAAGCTTGAAGATTCAGTGGATGCACAGTTGTTGGGGCATCCTCAGGCTTTGACTAAATTCTGCTATTTCTTAATGGATGCTTTGAGAGAAAAGGGAGCTAGAATGAAGCCTCTACTTTGTGCTTGCTTATCACAGGAACCAAACAAGGTATTGATTGTTGGGGTTTATGGGAAGCCTCGACTAGGGGCAGTTCAAGGAAATGCATTTGGGATTGCCTTCAGAAATGCCGCTACAGAGATTGAAGCTGAGTTCTTCCATGAGCTATTTGAATCTTCGTGGATTGTATTGGACAAAGGTGCAGTCAATTCTTTTATGATCAGATTAACGGAGAAACTCTAA
- the LOC123215911 gene encoding RPM1-interacting protein 4 produces the protein MEQRSHVPQFGNWESEENVPYTMYFDKARKGRTGGKLINPNDPQENPDILSSFEAPDPAPPKITAEPENQRGQGAVRTEQRRSREDSEHRQYRDSPARHDDTSRKSVTESNHQRQGGRVVGSGETYKRPVRNSVGSENSFDQSPLHNQARNTGRGSGDPSSPAWEGKNLYKNSHGTPGRSRMKPTARGDESPDAGAAVPKFGAWDENNPASADGYTHIFDRVRQERNNGPRAPGMASPSPYNNVHRQKASDSVKCCCFPWGKK, from the exons ATGGAG CAACGTTCGCATGTACCGCAGTTTGGAAATTGGGAGAGTGAGGAGAATGTTCCTTACACCATGTACTTTGACAAGGCCCGGAAGGGTAGAACTGGGGGGAAGTTGATCAATCCAAACGATCCTCAAGAAAACCCGGACATACTTTCTAGTTTTGAAGCTCCAGATCCAGCTCCTCCCAAAATCACAGCTGAACCTGAGAATCAAAGGGGACAGGGAGCAGTTAGAACCGAGCAACGGAGGAGCAGAGAAGATAGTGAACATAGACAATACAGGGACTCTCCTGCACGTCATGATGATACAAGCCGCAAATCTGTCACTGAATCAAATCATCAACGGCAGGGAGGGCGAGTAGTCGGTTCTGGTGAAACTTACAAGAGACCTGTAAGAAACAGTGTTGGGTCTGAGAACAGCTTTGACCAGTCGCCTCTGCACAACCAGGCGAGAAACACTGGGAGAGGTAGTGGGGATCCATCCTCTCCTGCTTGGGAAGGGAAGAATCTTTACAAAAATAGCCATGGGACACCCGGAAGATCCAGAATGAAGCCAACTGCTAGAGGCGATGAAAGT CCTGATGCAGGTGCTGCAGTTCCAAAATTCGGTGCTTGGGATGAGAATAACCCGGCATCAGCTGACGGCTATACTCATATCTTTGACAGAGTGCGACAAGAAAGGAACAATGGCCCGAGAGCTCCGGGCATGGCAAGTCCATCTCCATACAACAACGTTCATCGGCAAAAAGCAAGCGACAGCGTCAAG TGTTGTTGCTTTCCATGGGGGAAGAAATGA
- the LOC123217180 gene encoding ankyrin repeat and SAM domain-containing protein 6-like: MYADRVEATSKRSVKDRLNGNLTLDDSTRRPSITGKRQRQDDKWEHDLYDNDERQASNRIVGVRDLRLKLQKKSVQQVSQSGKSTLSGVRDLREKLSGTMNSQPLNSDPPKPKLLAAKPARKSVAAEAPGAETIRVADPTLRKKVQQKADTSVDGFLRSLGLEKYSITFQAEEVDMAALVHMTDEDLKAMGIPMGPRKKILLALESKG; this comes from the exons ATGTACGCTGATCGAGTGGAGGCTACCTCCAAGAGGTCAGTTAAGGACCGTTTAAATGGCAATTTAACCCTTGACGACTCTACTCGCAGGCCATCAATCACTGGCAAAAG GCAGAGGCAAGACGACAAGTGGGAACATGATCTTTATGACAATGATGAACGTCAAGCTTCAA ATCGCATAGTTGGTGTACGAGATCTTCGTTTAAAGCTGCAAAAGAAAAGCGTACAACAGGTATCTCAAAGTGGAAAGAGTACTCTTTCAGGTGTGCGAGATCTTCGTGAAAAGTTATCTGGGACAATGAATTCGCAACCACTGAACTCTGATCCGCCAAAACCAAAATTGTTGGCTGCTAAGCCGGCCCGAAAGAGTGTTGCTGCTGAAGCTCCGGGTGCAGAGACCATAAGAGTTGCTGATCCAACACTGAGAAAGAAAGTTCAGCAGAAG GCTGATACATCAGTTGATGGGTTTTTGCGGTCATTGGGTCTTGAGAAATATTCCATTACTTTTCAAGCCGAGGAG GTTGATATGGCAGCCCTTGTACACATGACTGATGAGGACCTCAAGGCTATGGGAATACCAATG GGCCCAAGAAAGAAGATACTGCTGGCATTGGAATCTAAAGGCTGA
- the LOC123217178 gene encoding putative pentatricopeptide repeat-containing protein At3g25060, mitochondrial, translated as MCSFTFSKHLKALLLTAKEKTTIMKIHAFMLKTKLSTYGNSIGRLIATYARINDIISARKVFDELPQRSVDSFNAMIIAYSRKGSPSEVLGIYNQMIKESARPDSSTFTVALKACVSLMNLNMGDKIWSKAMDSGYENDVFVGSSMLNLYAKCGKMDAAMVVFDKRQRKDLVSWSCMINGFAYNGQPSEAIHVYRRMQKEGTEGDEIVMVGLIQACADLGDLKMGLSIHGYMIRRDLDLTVIVQTSLVDMYAKSGHLNLAYQVFKKMSRKNVVSWAALISGSAQNGLPGNTLELLIEMQSCGFEPNSVSLMSALLACSQIGFLKLGKSIHGYIVRRLEFDRVLGTTVIDMYSKCGAPSCARAIFDQMDYRDVISWNVIIDTYGIHGHGKEALSLFLQMTQTKIKPDHSTFASLLSALSHSGLVEEGQYWFDLMVSEYKILPTDKHCACMVDLLARAGRVEEALELINSMKNEPGLAVWVALLSGCRNHRKLSIGEIVAKKVLELNPDDLGIHALVSNFFAMGKKWDEVAGVRKMMRKTGMKKVPGYSVVEVNGELHAFIMEDKSHHQYGNIAYLLDKLDQEMRETASLPKIEYCIS; from the coding sequence ATGTGCAGTTTTACATTTTCAAAGCACCTAAAAGCCCTCCTCTTAACCGCTAAAGAGAAAACAACCATAATGAAAATCCATGCTTTCATGCTTAAAACTAAGCTCTCCACATATGGAAACTCCATTGGCCGACTCATTGCTACGTATGCTCGTATTAACGATATCATATCAGCTCGTAAAGTGTTCGATGAATTGCCCCAACGAAGTGTAGATAGCTTCAATGCGATGATCATAGCATATTCTCGTAAAGGATCCCCATCTGAAGTCCTGGgtatttataatcaaatgataaaagaGAGTGCCAGACCAGATAGCTCTACTTTTACCGTTGCACTTAAGGCATGTGTGAGCTTGATGAACTTGAACATGGGAGATAAAATTTGGAGTAAAGCAATGGATTCTGGTTATGAAAACGATGTGTTTGTTGGGTCATCTATGTTGAATTTGTATGCCAAGTGTGGCAAAATGGATGCGGCTATGGTTGTGTTTGATAAGAGGCAAAGAAAGGACCTTGTTTCTTGGAGTTGTATGATAAATGGGTTTGCCTATAATGGCCAGCCAAGTGAAGCGATCCATGTATATAGAAGGATGCAAAAGGAGGGGACTGAAGGAGATGAGATTGTGATGGTGGGGTTGATTCAAGCTTGTGCTGATCTTGGGGACTTGAAAATGGGGCTCTCAATTCATGGTTATATGATTAGGAGAGATCTCGATTTAACTGTCATAGTTCAAACCAGCCTTGTGGATATGTATGCTAAGAGTGGACATTTAAATCTTGCTTATCAGGTTTTCAAGAAGATGTCCCGCAAAAACGTTGTTTCTTGGGCTGCACTAATTTCTGGCTCTGCGCAAAACGGTTTACCAGGAAATACCCTTGAACTTTTAATTGAGATGCAGAGTTGTGGGTTTGAACCCAATTCGGTGTCTCTCATGAGTGCACTTTTGGCATGTTCACAAATTGGTTTTCTAAAATTGGGCAAGTCTATACATGGATATATTGTCAGGAGGCTTGAGTTTGATCGAGTTTTGGGCACTACAGTGATCGACATGTATTCAAAATGTGGAGCTCCTTCTTGTGCACGTGCAATCTTTGATCAGATGGATTATAGGGATGTAATCTCCTGGAATGTAATAATTGATACCTATGGGATCCATGGACATGGAAAGGAAGCTCTATCACTCTTCCTCCAGATgacacaaacaaaaataaaaccagaTCATTCTACATTTGCATCTCTTCTATCAGCTCTTAGTCACTCAGGACTGGTAGAAGAAGGTCAATACTGGTTTGATCTCATGGTTAGTGAATATAAAATTCTACCAACTGATAAGCACTGTGCTTGTATGGTTGATCTTTTGGCTCGTGCAGGACGAGTGGAAGAAGCACTCGAGCTTATAAATTCCATGAAAAATGAACCGGGGCTTGCTGTTTGGGTTGCCCTGCTATCAGGCTGCCGGAATCATAGGAAATTGTCCATTGGAGAGATCGTGGCAAAGAAGGTCCTTGAGTTAAATCCGGATGACTTGGGAATTCATGCGTTGGTATCAAACTTCTTTGCCATGGGAAAGAAGTGGGATGAAGTAGCTGGAGTAAGGAAGATGATGAGAAAAACAGGGATGAAGAAAGTGCCAGGCTATAGTGTAGTTGAAGTGAATGGAGAGCTCCATGCATTTATAATGGAAGATAAGAGTCACCATCAATACGGAAATATCGCGTATTTATTGGATAAGTTGGACCAAGAGATGAGAGAAACAGCAAGTCTTCCAAAGATTGAATATTGCATTAGTTGA
- the LOC123217181 gene encoding LOW QUALITY PROTEIN: GPI transamidase component PIG-S-like (The sequence of the model RefSeq protein was modified relative to this genomic sequence to represent the inferred CDS: inserted 1 base in 1 codon; deleted 1 base in 1 codon; substituted 1 base at 1 genomic stop codon), whose translation MSEISTEISEPSDTKAKETSKSSELDPGSVRTTKPGTKRLFLALSVLFSFLLGFPFLWKSVEIYRSSLPFTEISELESNPSLSFSCRFQAIFLNFNSNFNPNRLQLSILNHITKLTSSHSQCGSCTNNPALSVTVDSSSHCVQTNFTDNLYRCGTITVIDFHQNDEDVDEFLESVMKGKNVYSVVVVNGDGVGEGVKAVVGKYRHGRIVGRVDDEAEVVLRVAEIFVKVFVDGGTEKGLIHEEFMPVGADGRIVLSFNLLNAEPNDWVNGWDFQRIDETFLTPIIEFLGPIANISAESQVLCHAPKSSFLYWDEKRKSYIFSTKDLPFFVNXNEWHLDTSIAAGGRSKILQFVVYIPSAKECPLLLQPPNGEISRTNGFISPMWGGVIVWNPQSCLKDSESKHTARHTMSPENLQDVFEVFMGQFRQLFGLKSDNLYVGALDKFHLLPSERGFTEWELDVLSRQHSCFNLHSCATTLWSLSRLVQSLPRMIIMDEIGKQVKFFLNAAKLAQNSASVGVYEASAVSSRQARSLAEDXFFHPSIMSVSYYSFERCFAVYSPFFLPVSMHILLAALREWKRYKQEKAKYLAWIANEKAVS comes from the exons ATGTCCGAAATCTCAACCGAAATATCGGAACCTTCCGATACTAAAGCTAAAGAAACTAGCAAATCATCGGAACTGGACCCTGGAAGCGTGCGCACCACCAAACCTGGGACAAAGCGGCTATTCCTGGCACTATCCGTCTTATTCTCCTTCCTCCTAG GTTTCCCTTTCTTATGGAAATCGGTAGAAATCTATCGCTCCTCGCTTCCATTTACCGAAATTTCAGAATTGGAATCAAATCCATCTTTATCATTCTCGTGCCGGTTTCAAGCTATATTTTTgaactttaattcaaatttcaaccCTAACCGTCTCCAACTTTCTATTCTTAACCATATTACTAAACTAACCTCCAGTCACTCGCAATGCGGTTCCTGTACTAATAACCCCGCCCTCTCTGTCACCGTTGACTCTAGTTCTCACTGtgttcaaacaaattttactgATAATCTCTACCGATGTGGCACCATCACTGTCATTGATTTCCATcagaatgatgaagatgttgatgAGTTTTTGGAGTCGGTTATGAAAGGGAAGAATGTTTATAGTGTGGTGGTGGTAAATGGGGATGGGGTTGGAGAGGGGGTTAAGGCAGTGGTAGGGAAGTATAGACATGGGCGGATTGTTGGGAGGGTTGACGATGAGGCAGAAGTTGTGTTGAGAGTTGCGGAGATATTTGTGAAGGTGTTTGTGGATGGAGGAACAGAGAAAGGGTTGATTCATGAGGAGTTTATGCCAGTGGGTGCTGATGGCAGGATTGTGCTTTCATTTAATTTGCTTAATGCTGAACCCAATGATTGGGTTAATGGTT GGGATTTCCAGAGAATAGATGAAACATTTTTGACCcctataattgaatttttgggACCTATTGCAAACATAAGTGCTGAAAGTCAG GTTTTATGCCATGCaccaaaatcgtcatttttgtaTTGGGATGAAAAGAGGAAGAGCTACATCTTTAGTACTAAGGATCTTCCTTTCTTT GTGAATTGAAATGAGTGGCACTTAGATACTTCAATTGCAGCAGGCGGGCGATCAAAGATATTACAATTTGTGGT ATACATACCATCTGCAAAGGAGTGCCCTCTTCTCTTACAGCCTCCAAATGGGGAAATTTCTAGGACAAATGGCTTTATATCCCCA ATGTGGGGAGGTGTTATTGTCTGGAACCCTCAAAGCTGTTTGAAAGATTCTGAAAGTAAGCATACTGCCAGGCATACAATGTCCCCTGAG AATCTTCAGGATGTTTTTGAGGTTTTCATGGGGCAGTTCAGGCAGCTTTTTGGTCTTAAATCAGATAACCTATATGTAGGTGCATTAGACAAATTTCACCTTTTACCTAGTGAAAGAGGCTTCACAGAATG GGAATTAGATGTCTTGTCACGGCAGCATTCATGCTTTAATCTTCATTCATGTGCCACAACACTATGGTCCCTTTCTAGATTG GTTCAATCACTTCCAAGGATGATAATTATGGATGAAATAGGAAAACAG GTTAAGTTTTTC CTTAATGCAGCAAAACTGGCTCAGAATAGTGCCTCTGTAGGGGTTTATGAAGCTTCGGCTG TTTCTTCAAGGCAAGCAAGGTCCCTGGCAGAAG GCTTTTTTCACCCATCGATTATGTCTGTCAGTTACTACTCATTTGAGCGCTGTTTTGCAGTCTACTCA CCATTCTTTTTGCCAGTTTCGATGCATATCCTTCTAGCCGCCCTGAGAGAATGGAAAAGGTACAAGCAAGAAAAGGCCAAGTACTTGGCATGGATAGCCAATGAAAAGGCAGTGTCGTAA
- the LOC123217177 gene encoding probable methionine--tRNA ligase: MEEQRLDSETDKKEAKLPIPGKRNILITSALPYVNNVPHLGNIIGCVLSADVFARYCRLRGYNIVYICGTDEYGTATETKAMEENCTPQQICDKYHAIHKAVYDWFNISFDEFGRTSTPQQTEICQAIFKKLLENNWLSENTMQQLYCDKCERFLADRLVEGACPTLGCNYDSARGDQCEKCGRLLNPTELIDPRCKVCQMTPRIRDTNHLFLELPLIKDKLEEYISNMSVAGSWSQNAVQATYAWLKEGLKPRCITRDLKWGVPVPHEKFKDKVFYVWFDAPIGYISITSCYTSDWKKWWNNPENVELYQFMGKDNVPFHTVMFPSTLLGTGENWTLMKSISVTEYLNYEAGKFSKSKGVGVFGNDAKDTNIPAEVWRYYLLTNRPEVSDTLFTWEDFQAKLNTELLNNLGNFVNRVLSFIIKPPGRGYGSVIPDAPEADLHPLTKALAEKLGNYIDQYVEAMEKVKLKQGLRIGMSISSEGNAYLQESKFWKLYNEDKASCSVVIKTSVGLVYLLACLLEPFMPSFSLEVLKQLNFPIDKQFSLSDETGSLERARKPWELIPVGHRIGTPSPLFKEMKDEDVKLFREKFAGTQADRAVKAEAEAKKIAEQLKETKISGPSD; the protein is encoded by the exons ATGGAGGAGCAACGACTAGATAGTGAAACAGATAAGAAAGAAGCAAAGCTACCGATACCCGGAAAGAGAAACATACTAATAACCAGCGCTTTGCCTTACGTCAACAACGTCCCTCATCTTGGCAACATAATTGGCT GTGTTTTAAGTGCTGATGTTTTTGCTCGTTACTGCCGACTCCGTGGCTATAATATTGTTTACATATGTGGGACTGATGAATATGGTACGGCCACTGAAACTAAGGCTATGGAGGAGAATTGTACCCCGCAACAGATTTGCGATAA ATACCATGCAATACACAAAGCAGTTTACGATTGGTTTAATATAAGTTTTGATGAATTTGGACGCACATCAACTCCTCAGCAAACTGAAATTTGCCAAgcaattttcaagaaattgttGGAAAACAATTGGCTTTCTGAAAATACAATGCAGCAG CTTTACTGTGATAAATGTGAGCGATTCTTAGCTGACCGGCTTGTGGAAGGCGCCTGCCCAACTCTTGGCTGCAATTATGATTCTGCTCGGGGGGATCAATGTGAAAAGTGTGGAAGACTGTTGAATCCAACTGAACTTATAGATCCTAGATGCAAG GTATGTCAGATGACTCCAAGAATTCGTGATACAAATCACTTGTTTTTGGAGCTCCCACTGATTAAAGATAAACTGGAAGAATATATCAGTAACATGTCAGTTGCTGGATCTTGGAGCCAGAATGCTGTGCAAGCCACATATGCATGGCTCAAAGAAGGGCTGAAACCTCGCTGCATTACCAGGGATCTTAAGTGGGGTGTTCCTGTTCCACATGAAAAATTTAAGGATAAG GTCTTCTATGTATGGTTTGATGCACCTATTGGTTATATCTCTATTACTTCATGTTATACTTCTGATTGGAAGAAGTGGTGGAACAACCCTGAAAATGTGGAGCTATATCAATTTATGGGAAAGGACAATGTGCCATTCCACACC GTTATGTTTCCATCCACACTTCTTGGGACTGGAGAAAACTGGACACTAATGAAGAGCATTAGTGTTACAGAGTACTTAAACTATGAAGCAG GAAAGTTCTCCAAGAGCAAGGGAGTAGGAGTTTTTGGCAATGATGCCAAAGATACAAATATTCCTGCTGAAGTGTGGAGATATTATTTGCTAACTAACAGGCCAGAG GTCTCAGATACACTGTTTACATGGGAGGACTTCCAAGCAAAATTAAATACTGAGTTGCTGAATAATTTGGGAAATTTTGTTAACCGAGTATTGAGCTTCATTATCAAACCTCCAG gaCGAGGATATGGATCTGTCATTCCTGATGCTCCAGAGGCAGATTTACACCCCTTAACAAAGGCGTTAGCTGAAAAACTCGGAAACTACATTGACCAATATGTAGAAGCCATGGAGAAG GTTAAACTTAAGCAAGGACTCAGAATTGGAATGAGCATCTCAAGTGAGGGGAATGCATATCTGCAA GAGAGCAAGTTCTGGAAGCTTTACAATGAAGATAAAGCTTCCTGCTCTGTCGTTATAAAAACTTCGGTGGGGCTAGTTTACCTTCTAGCATGTCTGTTAGAACCTTTCATGCCCTCATTTTCTCTGGAG GTACTGAAACAACTTAATTTTCCCATTGATAAACAATTTTCGCTTTCTGATGAGACTGGGAGTCTGGAGAGGGCAAGAAAGCCATGGGAGCTTATACCTGTTGGTCATAGAATTGGGACACCATCTCCACTATTTAAGGAAATG AAAGATGAGGATGTCAAGTTGTTCAGGGAGAAGTTTGCTGGAACGCAAGCTGATAGAGCTGTAAAGGCAGAAGCTGAAGCGAAAAAGATAGCTGAACAATTGAAGGAAACAAAAATCTCTGGACCATCAGATTGA
- the LOC123217179 gene encoding B-cell receptor-associated protein 31-like: MIQLLFLVLFAEGALAFLLLVKIGPFRELVIKSLDQLKMGKGPATVKTIAGTMFVILLSSLTSIVKIQNKGAKLGTMSPMDQVLWRTHLLEASLIGFTLFLGFIIDRTHHYLTKLIQFKDGVESSKEEVISLQKEKMQLKEEEETTSKEMKQLKDELLSLSEKLKKLKFECEEKDKKLETAEAHVLSLQKQSADLLLEYDRLLEDNQNLQNQAQGYKS; this comes from the exons ATGATTCAGTTGttgtttttggttctttttgCTGAGGGTGCTTTGGCTTTTCTTTTATTGGTAAAGATTGGACCTTTCAGAGAGCTTGTGATAAAGAGTTTGGATCAGCTGAAGATGGGGAAAGGTCCTGCTACTGTGAAAACTATTGCCGGTACTATGTTTGTGATTCTTCTGTCAAGCCTCACCAGCATTGTGAAGATCCAGAACAAAGGTGCGAAGCTGGGTACCATGTCACCAATGGATCAGGTTCTTTGGAGAACTCATTTGCTCGAGGCTTCACTCATTG GCTTTACCCTGTTTCTTGGATTCATAATAGATCGCACCCATCATTATCTTACAAAGCTTATTCAGTTTAAGGATGGTGTGGAATCTTCAAAAGAGGAAGTTATATCtctacaaaaagaaaaaatgcaGCTTAAAGAGGAGGAGGAGACAACTTCGAAGGAAATGAAGCAGCTAAAAGATGAACTTTTATCTCTATcagagaaactaaagaagctaaAGTTCGAATGTGAAGAAAAGGACAAGAAGCTTGAAACAGCTGAAGCTCATGTCCTCTCCCTCCAGAAACAATCTGCTGATCTACTGCTTGAATATGACCGTTTATTAGAAGACAACCAAAATCTTCAGAATCAAGCTCAAGGATACAAGAgttga